One region of Priestia megaterium genomic DNA includes:
- a CDS encoding GNAT family N-acetyltransferase → MYKKQCFVFHQNKPVICTVRSYTSNDFDELIRIQEESFPPPFPSELLWSKDQLNNHVSLFPDGALCVEIDGTICGSITSAIVSVEGNAAHTWDEVTGSGYIHTHDPSGNTLYVVDVCVTPSHRSMGLGKLLLQSLYDVVIHYKLERLLGGCRIPGYAPVSSLYTPVEYMNLVSAGTLYDPVMTFLMRCGRTPIGLATNYIEDEDSHNYAILMEWKNPFYTSIQKEAGTKAF, encoded by the coding sequence GTGTATAAAAAGCAATGCTTTGTCTTTCATCAAAATAAGCCTGTAATATGTACGGTACGATCATATACATCGAATGATTTTGATGAGTTGATTCGGATTCAAGAAGAAAGTTTTCCCCCTCCTTTCCCTTCTGAATTATTATGGAGCAAAGATCAGTTAAATAACCATGTTTCCCTTTTTCCGGATGGAGCGCTATGCGTGGAGATAGACGGGACAATATGCGGATCTATCACAAGCGCGATTGTTTCAGTGGAAGGAAATGCGGCTCACACATGGGATGAAGTAACAGGAAGCGGATATATTCATACGCACGACCCTTCTGGTAATACGCTTTATGTAGTAGACGTGTGCGTCACTCCTTCGCATCGATCGATGGGGCTTGGCAAGCTTCTTTTGCAGTCTTTATATGACGTGGTGATTCATTACAAGTTAGAAAGGCTGCTCGGCGGGTGCCGCATCCCTGGATACGCACCAGTGTCTTCCTTGTACACGCCCGTTGAATATATGAACCTTGTATCAGCCGGAACTCTCTACGACCCCGTTATGACCTTTTTGATGCGCTGTGGCAGAACGCCTATTGGCCTCGCAACAAATTATATTGAAGATGAAGATTCACACAACTACGCCATACTAATGGAATGGAAAAATCCATTTTACACGTCTATTCAAAAAGAGGCTGGGACAAAAGCATTTTAG
- a CDS encoding Ppx/GppA family phosphatase, with product MTYKHGLIDIGSNTIRLVIYEYKKGRGFKQIENVKVAARIRNYLDKEGVLTAKGIHTLLDTLKTFGVITKHYQLLRVTCVATATIRQATNAKEVLALVKKETGFSIQLLSEYEEAYYGFVAVIHSTSIEEAITIDIGGGSTEVTYFRNRELVQYHSFPFGALSLRLQFVKGNIPTAEEKAKIRDFVIRHFHAVPWLLNRHVPIVAIGGSARSMVQLHQGFIHYPLAGLHQYDMNLADILHVKSAIGSLSYHNLQKLDRLSNDRADTILPAIEVFQSLYETVNATRFILSRKGLREGVLFKEASDANIQPMYLDVIQQSFQEIMEEFEVSKDYVKQLTRTASMMFQHLREQGPVELKEDDLALLIKAAQVYDIGKYIDAESSSQHTFYVLANRTIDGISHRERLKLALVSSYKGKSSFRKYVAPFKKWLTKDEQKKVQLLGALLKIADGLHATKRNVVQHIDVKSDENTVTIKLLCTKTFLPEQYQAEKQKKHLEKVVKKNIVLEFTKL from the coding sequence TTGACTTATAAGCATGGACTGATTGATATAGGTTCAAATACGATACGCCTTGTTATTTATGAATACAAAAAAGGCAGAGGGTTTAAGCAAATTGAAAACGTGAAAGTAGCTGCACGGATTCGAAATTATTTAGATAAAGAAGGAGTGTTAACGGCTAAAGGAATACATACCTTGCTTGATACGCTTAAAACGTTTGGAGTTATTACCAAGCATTATCAGCTGCTGCGCGTTACCTGTGTGGCCACAGCTACCATCCGTCAAGCGACTAATGCAAAAGAAGTTCTAGCCCTTGTAAAAAAAGAAACGGGCTTTTCTATTCAACTATTGTCTGAATATGAAGAAGCGTATTACGGCTTTGTTGCAGTTATTCATTCCACTTCGATCGAAGAAGCCATTACAATTGACATTGGCGGGGGAAGTACGGAAGTTACATATTTTCGCAATCGAGAGTTAGTGCAGTACCACAGCTTTCCATTCGGTGCCTTATCTCTACGTCTGCAGTTCGTCAAAGGCAATATTCCCACTGCAGAAGAAAAAGCGAAAATCCGGGATTTCGTGATCCGGCATTTCCATGCTGTCCCTTGGCTTTTAAATCGTCATGTGCCGATTGTAGCAATTGGAGGAAGTGCAAGAAGTATGGTGCAACTGCATCAAGGTTTTATCCACTATCCTCTCGCGGGGCTGCATCAATATGATATGAATTTAGCTGATATATTGCATGTGAAATCTGCTATAGGCTCGTTGTCTTATCACAATCTTCAAAAGCTAGACCGCTTGTCAAACGATCGTGCGGATACAATTTTGCCAGCGATTGAAGTATTTCAATCATTATATGAAACAGTGAACGCGACTCGCTTCATCCTAAGCCGCAAAGGCTTGAGAGAAGGGGTGTTATTTAAAGAAGCATCTGATGCTAATATCCAGCCAATGTACCTCGATGTCATACAGCAAAGTTTTCAAGAAATAATGGAAGAGTTTGAAGTAAGTAAAGATTACGTCAAACAGCTTACGCGCACAGCTAGTATGATGTTTCAGCATCTTAGGGAGCAGGGACCGGTTGAGTTAAAAGAGGATGACTTAGCGCTTCTTATAAAAGCTGCGCAAGTGTATGATATAGGAAAGTATATTGATGCGGAATCAAGCAGCCAGCATACGTTTTATGTGCTTGCTAATCGTACAATAGATGGAATTTCACATAGAGAACGTTTAAAGCTGGCACTTGTTTCTTCATATAAAGGGAAGTCTTCTTTTAGGAAATATGTTGCTCCTTTTAAAAAGTGGTTAACAAAAGACGAACAAAAAAAAGTCCAGCTGCTCGGTGCACTTTTAAAAATAGCTGATGGCTTACATGCAACAAAGCGAAATGTTGTTCAACATATTGATGTGAAAAGCGATGAAAACACAGTGACGATTAAACTATTATGTACAAAAACCTTTCTTCCTGAACAATATCAGGCTGAAAAACAGAAAAAGCATCTAGAAAAAGTAGTGAAAAAAAATATTGTTCTTGAATTTACTAAGCTTTAG
- a CDS encoding IDEAL domain-containing protein, giving the protein MSSYRKNMNHYPHSSQYTPYQHYYAKEADRILTAMSTNFNKQHLKSLIDDALDNRDEEQFYELTTAYNKLYNT; this is encoded by the coding sequence ATGAGTTCTTATCGAAAAAATATGAATCACTATCCTCACTCATCTCAGTACACACCTTACCAACACTATTACGCAAAAGAAGCTGATCGTATTTTAACGGCTATGAGTACAAACTTTAATAAACAGCATTTGAAATCTCTTATCGACGATGCGTTAGATAACAGAGATGAAGAACAATTTTATGAACTAACAACTGCTTATAATAAGCTATATAACACCTAA
- a CDS encoding TetR/AcrR family transcriptional regulator — protein MNRGLQKEETKKRIQKAAISLFQQQGYQKTTVSQITHEAGVAKGTFFNYFKTKEEVLHYLGINFTNRISYKLEQLLQTEESTAAIVKQLFLLLAQSNEEANPHLIRSWFHIAITNSSFQQSEILQIEKMRAHFTKVFQTGQDRGELIVDIPAEEMASIAILNFFGTLLYWCTNQPDSATLQERIDKSVTLLFRGFLIHS, from the coding sequence ATGAACAGAGGATTACAAAAAGAAGAAACAAAAAAACGCATTCAAAAAGCAGCTATCTCTTTATTCCAACAGCAGGGATATCAAAAAACGACTGTGTCTCAAATTACGCATGAAGCGGGTGTAGCAAAGGGAACATTTTTTAATTACTTCAAAACAAAAGAAGAAGTTCTTCACTACCTTGGAATTAATTTCACAAACCGTATCTCCTATAAATTAGAACAGCTCCTTCAAACCGAAGAATCAACTGCTGCCATTGTTAAACAACTGTTTTTATTACTAGCACAATCAAACGAAGAAGCGAACCCTCACCTAATCCGTTCTTGGTTTCATATTGCTATTACCAACAGTTCCTTTCAACAATCTGAAATTCTTCAAATTGAAAAAATGCGCGCTCATTTTACAAAAGTTTTTCAAACAGGACAAGACCGAGGTGAACTTATAGTCGATATCCCTGCCGAAGAAATGGCTTCTATTGCTATACTTAATTTTTTTGGCACCCTTCTCTACTGGTGTACTAACCAACCCGACTCTGCTACCCTTCAAGAAAGAATAGACAAGTCGGTTACTCTTCTATTTAGAGGGTTTCTTATTCATTCCTAA
- a CDS encoding YkyB family protein, whose product MSQANGQGSLTPSVSEIAQAIFTVNRHAKAAPDPKQLYTLKKIALDQLILEGKAKKEGLHFSPNPGKSQQKSDVLVSVGDYFFHMPPKKEDFKELSHLGHLNHQYRNPKTTMSLSYAKRLLSKYTGYLVQPAKSPVSTPRKRQAPVFKPLGKSYF is encoded by the coding sequence ATGTCTCAAGCAAATGGACAAGGCTCTTTGACCCCGTCTGTATCTGAGATTGCACAAGCTATTTTCACTGTAAATCGTCACGCAAAAGCTGCTCCTGATCCTAAGCAGTTATATACGTTAAAGAAAATTGCATTAGATCAACTAATTTTAGAAGGAAAAGCAAAAAAAGAAGGACTTCACTTTTCGCCAAACCCTGGTAAAAGTCAACAAAAATCAGATGTACTTGTATCAGTTGGAGACTACTTTTTCCATATGCCTCCAAAGAAAGAAGACTTCAAAGAGTTATCACACCTCGGCCATTTAAACCATCAGTATCGAAATCCCAAAACGACTATGTCATTATCTTATGCGAAGCGCTTATTATCTAAATATACGGGTTATCTCGTACAGCCGGCTAAAAGCCCTGTTTCGACTCCAAGAAAACGGCAAGCACCTGTGTTTAAACCGCTGGGTAAAAGTTATTTTTAA
- a CDS encoding chemotaxis protein, translated as MNQDKGILLESGTNELEIVEFEIGNVLFGINVVKVREIINPVSITPVPNAHSYIEGIIELRGEVLPVVDIAKALKMEPSNTPEKDKLIVTEFNQQKIVFHTHAVTQIHRISWKEIEKPSDLYQGLETQITGVVKLNGQMLLLLDFEKLISDVNPDAGINQSKIKKLGARERSNKKIVVAEDSPLLRRMIEDTLAQAGYENTEFFENGEEAWNYLSSVIDEGVEISDQVQLLITDIEMPQMDGHHLTKKVKENPQLSILPVIIFSSLITEDLRHKGKMVGAEGQVSKPEIGELVELIDLYIL; from the coding sequence ATGAATCAAGATAAAGGAATACTGTTAGAAAGTGGTACAAACGAACTGGAAATTGTCGAATTTGAGATAGGAAATGTTTTATTTGGCATCAATGTAGTAAAAGTTAGAGAGATTATTAATCCCGTATCTATTACACCTGTTCCAAATGCGCATTCTTACATAGAAGGTATTATAGAGCTAAGAGGAGAAGTTCTTCCTGTCGTTGACATAGCAAAAGCGTTAAAAATGGAACCTTCAAATACGCCGGAAAAAGATAAGTTAATCGTCACAGAGTTCAATCAGCAAAAAATAGTCTTTCACACACACGCAGTAACGCAAATTCACCGTATTTCTTGGAAAGAAATTGAGAAGCCTTCAGATTTGTATCAAGGTTTGGAAACGCAGATTACTGGAGTGGTAAAATTAAACGGGCAAATGCTTCTGCTGTTAGACTTCGAAAAGTTGATTTCTGATGTGAACCCTGATGCCGGTATTAATCAGTCGAAAATAAAAAAGCTAGGGGCTAGAGAACGTTCTAATAAAAAGATTGTCGTGGCTGAAGACTCGCCGCTGCTGCGCCGAATGATTGAAGATACTCTTGCACAAGCAGGTTATGAGAACACGGAATTTTTCGAGAACGGTGAGGAAGCATGGAACTATCTAAGCTCGGTGATCGATGAAGGAGTGGAAATCAGTGATCAAGTCCAGCTGCTTATTACAGATATAGAAATGCCGCAAATGGATGGCCATCATTTAACTAAAAAAGTGAAAGAAAATCCTCAGCTTTCTATCCTTCCAGTTATTATTTTCTCTTCTCTTATCACAGAAGATTTACGTCACAAGGGAAAAATGGTAGGAGCGGAAGGACAAGTAAGTAAGCCGGAAATCGGAGAGCTTGTTGAGTTGATTGATCTCTATATTTTGTAG
- a CDS encoding RNA degradosome polyphosphate kinase has translation MLESNRTYKQTIQVADSAYYNNRELSWLAFNKRVLEEAVDTKNPLLERFKFLGIFSSNLDEFFMIRVAGLKDQVKAGFNKPENKAGLTPTQQLFSISKQNHELVKQRYDTYIHTLLPELQKYGVEIISVEKLEKSNLDKLEQYFDEQIFPVLTPMAIDTYRPFPMLMNKSLNLAVVLSEKLNDEQQIAEIKGRLAIVQVPSMLTRYIEIATSDSTRLFVLLEDVIAYFIKKLFKGYCVSSVSQFRITRNADMTIHEEDAQDLLKEIEEELQKRKWGAAVRLEIKSPYDQGVLAYLKSVLEIDDEDVYEIKEQLDLTSLFSFYRLLKSTHEELAEKAFIPKVTTQLHPDQNVFDQMIQRDILLHHPYESFKPVLDFVNCAADDENVLAIKQTLYRVSGDSPVIKALKRAAAKGKQVTVLVELKARFDEENNVQWAKELERAGCHVIYGMTHLKTHGKITLVVRREGEHIKRFVHLGTGNYNDATAKIYTDISLFTVNQNIGIDAANFFNYLSGYTQKPVYHHLSVAPFDIRNDFLHLIDQEIQYHRRYGNGRIIGKMNSLTDKILIMKLYEASIAGVTIELIVRGACCLRPQIQGVSENIRVRSIVGRFLEHSRIYYFHHNKQEKFFFSSADMMTRNMVKRVEILFPILDTHLKKKVWKWLEVMLADNVKAREQDQEGNYHYVIKKEHELSINSQEIFCQYALCDDQE, from the coding sequence ATGTTAGAAAGTAATCGCACTTATAAGCAAACCATACAAGTGGCTGATTCAGCTTATTACAATAATCGTGAATTGAGCTGGCTGGCCTTTAACAAGCGGGTGCTGGAAGAAGCTGTAGATACGAAAAACCCTTTGCTTGAGCGATTTAAATTTCTAGGGATTTTCAGTTCGAATCTGGATGAGTTTTTTATGATTCGGGTAGCGGGGTTAAAAGATCAGGTGAAGGCTGGATTTAACAAACCCGAAAACAAAGCAGGCTTAACTCCTACACAGCAGCTATTCTCTATCTCCAAACAAAACCACGAGCTTGTCAAGCAGCGGTATGATACGTATATTCACACACTTCTTCCCGAATTACAGAAATACGGTGTGGAAATCATTTCGGTTGAAAAGCTGGAGAAATCAAATCTAGATAAGCTTGAACAGTATTTTGACGAGCAAATCTTTCCCGTATTAACTCCTATGGCTATTGATACATACCGGCCGTTTCCTATGTTGATGAATAAAAGCTTGAACTTAGCAGTCGTCCTTTCAGAAAAGTTAAATGATGAGCAGCAAATTGCCGAGATAAAAGGAAGACTAGCTATCGTTCAAGTACCTTCGATGCTAACGCGCTATATTGAAATAGCTACGTCAGATTCTACCCGTCTATTTGTATTGCTAGAGGATGTGATTGCCTATTTTATTAAAAAGTTGTTTAAGGGATACTGCGTTTCTTCCGTTTCTCAATTTCGAATTACCCGCAACGCAGATATGACTATTCACGAAGAAGACGCTCAAGATTTATTAAAAGAGATTGAAGAAGAGTTGCAGAAACGAAAATGGGGAGCGGCTGTTCGGCTTGAGATTAAGAGTCCATACGATCAGGGTGTACTAGCGTATTTAAAGTCAGTCCTTGAAATTGACGATGAAGATGTGTATGAGATCAAAGAACAGTTGGATTTAACCAGTTTGTTTTCGTTTTATAGATTACTTAAATCTACCCATGAAGAGCTCGCTGAAAAAGCCTTTATTCCTAAGGTTACAACACAGTTACACCCGGATCAAAATGTTTTCGATCAAATGATTCAAAGAGACATTTTGCTTCACCATCCTTATGAATCGTTTAAGCCGGTGCTTGACTTTGTTAACTGTGCAGCAGACGATGAAAATGTGCTTGCTATTAAGCAGACGTTATATAGGGTAAGCGGAGATTCTCCCGTTATTAAAGCATTAAAACGAGCGGCTGCAAAAGGTAAACAAGTGACGGTACTAGTTGAACTAAAAGCAAGGTTTGATGAAGAGAATAATGTGCAATGGGCTAAAGAGCTAGAGCGGGCAGGATGCCACGTGATATATGGAATGACGCATTTAAAAACGCATGGTAAAATTACGCTCGTGGTGAGAAGAGAAGGAGAGCATATTAAGCGATTTGTTCATCTTGGTACTGGGAATTACAACGATGCGACGGCAAAGATCTATACGGATATAAGTCTTTTTACTGTCAACCAAAACATCGGGATAGATGCGGCCAATTTTTTTAATTACTTAAGTGGCTATACGCAAAAACCAGTATATCATCATTTATCCGTTGCACCATTTGATATAAGAAACGATTTTTTGCATCTCATTGATCAGGAAATCCAGTATCACAGACGGTATGGCAATGGAAGAATCATTGGGAAAATGAACTCATTGACGGATAAAATTTTAATTATGAAGCTATATGAAGCTTCTATAGCGGGTGTGACAATCGAACTCATTGTTAGAGGAGCGTGCTGCTTGCGCCCTCAAATTCAAGGCGTTAGCGAGAATATCAGAGTAAGAAGCATTGTCGGACGATTTTTAGAACATAGCCGAATTTATTATTTTCATCATAATAAACAGGAAAAGTTTTTCTTTTCATCTGCAGATATGATGACAAGAAATATGGTGAAACGAGTAGAAATTTTATTTCCTATCTTGGATACACATTTGAAAAAAAAAGTGTGGAAGTGGCTTGAAGTTATGCTTGCTGATAATGTAAAAGCACGAGAACAAGATCAAGAAGGGAATTATCATTACGTCATAAAAAAAGAACATGAGCTCTCTATTAATAGCCAAGAGATCTTTTGTCAATATGCTCTTTGCGACGATCAAGAATAA
- a CDS encoding SDR family oxidoreductase has translation MDVELKGKTALVFAASQGLGKAIAARLAEEGANVMIASRSEEKLAQVAEEISYLGSGQVLHKTADVTKTEDIQDVIQYTVDTFGTIDILINNTGGPKAGNFLSLTDDDWKHAFESNLLSYIRIIREVVPFMKKSGGRIVNIASSSIKEPIAGLILSNTFRTGIVGLTKTLASELAEDGILINTVAPGRIATDRVKELDTIRAEKLGVDVSEIEEEMRDQIPLKRYGQPEEFAKAVAFFVSGANSYMTGQSFLIDGGMVKSI, from the coding sequence ATGGATGTTGAATTAAAAGGAAAAACAGCGCTTGTATTTGCAGCCAGCCAAGGGCTTGGCAAAGCGATTGCTGCTAGGCTCGCAGAAGAAGGCGCAAACGTTATGATTGCAAGTCGTTCAGAAGAGAAACTAGCCCAAGTAGCAGAAGAGATTTCATACCTTGGAAGCGGACAAGTGTTACATAAAACGGCAGACGTTACAAAAACAGAGGACATTCAAGATGTTATTCAATATACAGTAGATACGTTTGGAACTATTGATATTTTAATTAATAATACAGGAGGTCCTAAAGCTGGGAACTTCCTTTCGTTAACAGATGATGATTGGAAGCATGCATTTGAGTCAAATCTCCTCAGCTATATTCGTATTATTCGTGAGGTAGTGCCCTTTATGAAAAAGAGCGGAGGACGTATTGTCAATATTGCTTCTTCTTCCATTAAAGAGCCAATTGCTGGACTTATTCTGTCAAATACCTTCCGTACAGGAATCGTGGGACTTACGAAAACACTTGCTTCAGAACTAGCAGAGGACGGTATCTTAATTAACACGGTTGCGCCAGGAAGAATTGCAACAGACCGAGTGAAAGAGCTAGATACCATTCGTGCTGAAAAATTGGGAGTAGATGTTTCAGAAATTGAAGAAGAGATGAGAGACCAAATTCCTCTTAAGCGCTACGGTCAGCCTGAAGAGTTTGCTAAAGCCGTTGCTTTCTTTGTCTCGGGAGCGAATTCATATATGACAGGCCAGTCATTTCTAATCGACGGAGGCATGGTGAAATCCATTTAG
- a CDS encoding nitroreductase family protein has translation MTKDFFDVVNERTSIREYDSSAKLSKEELTELLEATVKSPSAWNLQHWHFVVITDQDAKERLLPIAYNQKQITEAGAVVAVLGDLEANKNVDDVYNPLVEAGHMTEDVKNILSGQINGAYKNGAFARDAAFTNASLASMTFMLAAKAKGYDTCSMGGFNAQKFVEEFKIEDRYIPVMLISVGKAAKEAHASDRLPLDQVTTWI, from the coding sequence ATGACAAAAGATTTTTTTGATGTGGTAAATGAACGTACATCGATTCGAGAATATGACTCTTCAGCTAAATTAAGCAAAGAAGAATTAACGGAACTTTTAGAAGCAACAGTGAAGTCACCATCAGCTTGGAACTTACAGCACTGGCATTTCGTTGTTATTACAGACCAAGATGCGAAAGAACGTCTACTTCCAATTGCTTACAACCAAAAACAAATTACAGAAGCAGGCGCTGTAGTAGCTGTGTTAGGTGATTTAGAAGCCAATAAAAATGTAGATGACGTGTACAACCCACTAGTCGAAGCAGGTCACATGACAGAAGACGTAAAAAACATTTTGTCAGGACAAATTAATGGCGCTTATAAAAACGGTGCTTTTGCCCGCGATGCCGCGTTTACAAATGCTTCGCTTGCATCTATGACATTCATGCTTGCAGCAAAAGCAAAAGGATATGACACATGTTCAATGGGCGGATTTAACGCACAAAAATTTGTAGAAGAGTTTAAAATTGAGGATCGATACATTCCAGTTATGCTTATTTCAGTTGGAAAAGCAGCTAAAGAAGCACATGCTAGCGATCGTTTACCATTAGATCAAGTTACAACTTGGATTTAA
- a CDS encoding LysR family transcriptional regulator, which yields MDVRHLHYLTEVAKHKNFTRASEALHISQPSLSKMVKSLEEELGTPLFDRAGKQVQLTDAGMIVYEQAESILSSLRDLSDSLYDLMHLKRGTIKIGIPPIIGTLFFPTIIKAFREQYPEIHIQLVEYGAKRMQKFVEQGEVDVGVVLLPVDENMFFTTPLARETLQLVVHKSHPLAQHSTISLKELKDETLISFHEDFTMHEMVYNECLKNGFTPNIAFKSSQWDFIGELVAANLGIALFPYSLCEKLDLEHMKVINLENAIPWEIALIVKKDRYISYATQAFIDYIKSTV from the coding sequence ATGGATGTTCGCCATTTGCATTACTTAACAGAAGTGGCTAAACATAAAAATTTCACAAGAGCTTCTGAAGCGCTGCATATTTCTCAACCTTCTCTCAGTAAAATGGTTAAATCATTAGAAGAAGAGCTCGGCACACCTTTGTTTGATCGAGCTGGCAAACAAGTCCAGCTTACCGATGCAGGAATGATTGTGTACGAGCAAGCTGAAAGCATTTTATCTTCTCTCCGAGATTTATCGGATTCCCTCTATGATTTAATGCATTTAAAAAGAGGAACCATCAAAATAGGCATTCCCCCTATTATTGGTACATTGTTTTTTCCTACTATTATTAAAGCATTTCGAGAGCAATACCCTGAGATTCATATTCAATTAGTGGAATATGGCGCTAAAAGAATGCAAAAGTTTGTGGAACAAGGAGAAGTGGACGTGGGGGTCGTTTTACTTCCAGTTGATGAAAATATGTTCTTTACGACTCCTTTAGCTCGAGAAACGCTGCAGCTTGTTGTGCATAAATCTCATCCGTTGGCTCAGCATTCTACGATTTCATTAAAAGAGTTAAAAGACGAAACGCTTATTTCCTTTCATGAAGACTTCACCATGCATGAAATGGTCTATAACGAATGTTTAAAAAATGGATTTACGCCTAATATTGCTTTTAAAAGCTCTCAGTGGGACTTCATTGGAGAGCTGGTAGCTGCTAATCTCGGCATTGCTCTTTTCCCTTATTCATTATGTGAAAAGCTTGATTTGGAGCATATGAAAGTAATTAATCTCGAGAATGCTATTCCATGGGAAATTGCTTTAATCGTTAAAAAAGATCGATATATCTCTTATGCTACGCAGGCTTTTATTGATTATATTAAAAGTACAGTTTAA
- a CDS encoding L,D-transpeptidase family protein, translating to MRYIVKRGETWQSVSGDYRIPVEDLWMANPFVSHHALKPGQVIIIPNLPDKELIPYTIHVFIAEKQLELRRNNIIQKVYPIAAGKMLSATPTGDFVIVNREPNPGGPFGTMWLSLSKKSYGIHGTNDPSSIGKAVSKGCIRMYNAQVNELAQIVPNGTGVYIRPSRRMAQ from the coding sequence ATGAGATATATAGTAAAGCGCGGTGAAACCTGGCAAAGCGTTTCAGGTGACTACCGGATTCCGGTTGAAGACCTGTGGATGGCTAATCCTTTTGTAAGCCATCATGCGCTGAAGCCTGGGCAAGTAATCATCATTCCAAACCTCCCCGATAAAGAGCTCATTCCTTACACGATCCACGTGTTTATTGCTGAAAAACAGCTTGAATTACGAAGAAATAATATCATACAAAAAGTCTATCCCATTGCAGCAGGAAAAATGCTGAGCGCAACCCCTACTGGAGACTTTGTTATCGTTAACCGGGAACCAAACCCCGGGGGGCCTTTTGGTACAATGTGGCTAAGCTTGTCTAAAAAGTCATATGGCATTCACGGAACAAATGATCCAAGTTCTATTGGAAAAGCCGTATCCAAAGGATGCATTCGTATGTATAATGCCCAAGTAAATGAGCTAGCTCAAATTGTGCCAAATGGTACTGGTGTTTATATTCGACCCTCTCGACGAATGGCTCAATAG
- a CDS encoding aminotransferase A, which translates to MEHLINKRVKEIELSGIRTFYNMVSQYQDVLSLTIGQPDFLTPQHVKEAAKSAIDGNQTSYTHNAGTIELREAAAQFVKEKYDLHYNPADEVIVTIGASQAIDIALRTILEEDSEVILPGPVYPGYEPLIRLNGAKPVHIDTTETGFRLTADLIEQHLTSKTRCVILPYPSNPTGVTLSQQELEEISALLSDKNIFVLSDEIYSELVFDKKHQSIASISSMREKTIVINGVSKSHSMTGWRIGLLFAPSYLAKHILKVHQYNVSCASSVSQAAALEALTAGKNDAVDMKKEYEQRLNYVYNRLVNMGFDVEKPTGAFYIFPSIQNFHSNSFDFALELVKEAGVALVPGSAFSSQGEGYVRLSYAYSMNTLREACDRIEAYLTSRQSR; encoded by the coding sequence ATGGAGCACTTAATCAATAAACGTGTCAAAGAAATTGAACTATCAGGAATACGTACATTTTATAATATGGTCTCACAATACCAAGATGTTTTATCCCTCACAATTGGACAACCTGACTTCTTAACACCACAGCATGTAAAAGAAGCGGCAAAATCTGCAATTGATGGTAACCAAACTTCTTATACCCACAATGCTGGAACAATCGAACTGCGCGAGGCAGCAGCTCAATTTGTCAAAGAAAAATATGACTTGCACTATAACCCAGCGGATGAAGTAATTGTGACCATTGGAGCTAGTCAAGCAATTGATATTGCTCTTCGCACCATTTTAGAAGAAGATTCCGAAGTTATCTTGCCTGGACCTGTTTATCCAGGATACGAACCGCTTATCCGGTTAAACGGCGCTAAACCTGTACATATTGATACAACCGAAACAGGATTTCGACTAACTGCGGATTTAATCGAACAACATTTGACCTCTAAAACAAGATGCGTCATCTTACCTTATCCGTCTAATCCTACAGGCGTGACGTTGTCACAGCAAGAATTAGAAGAAATTTCCGCTCTTTTAAGCGATAAAAATATTTTTGTACTATCTGATGAAATATACAGCGAGCTCGTTTTTGATAAAAAACATCAGTCCATTGCCTCCATTTCATCTATGAGAGAGAAAACAATTGTTATTAACGGAGTATCAAAGTCTCACTCCATGACGGGCTGGCGAATTGGTCTTTTATTTGCTCCTTCTTATTTAGCCAAACATATTTTAAAAGTTCATCAATACAACGTGAGCTGTGCTTCTTCTGTCTCTCAAGCAGCTGCACTCGAGGCACTGACAGCAGGTAAAAACGATGCGGTGGATATGAAAAAAGAATACGAACAAAGACTGAATTATGTGTATAACCGACTAGTAAACATGGGATTTGACGTAGAAAAGCCGACTGGTGCTTTTTATATCTTCCCTTCTATCCAGAACTTCCACAGTAATTCATTTGATTTTGCCCTGGAGTTAGTCAAAGAAGCGGGTGTTGCACTAGTACCCGGCAGCGCTTTTTCTTCCCAAGGTGAAGGATATGTACGCCTGTCGTATGCGTATTCCATGAACACGCTGCGTGAAGCCTGTGATCGAATTGAAGCTTATCTTACATCTCGTCAATCACGTTAA